A segment of the Thermoleophilaceae bacterium genome:
GGCACCGTGCGGGAGCGCGTTGCCCGGCATCTGCTTGCCCTGGCGGCGCCACAAGGCGAGCTCCAGGTGGCGGTCGTGAGCCAGCAGGAGCTGGCCGACTCGATCGGCTCCGTCCGCGAGGTCATCGGGCGGGTGCTGATTCAGTTCCGCGACGAAGGTCACGTGCGGCGCGACCGAACACAGATCGTCATCCTCGATCCGGAGGCGCTGGCGCGCGTCGCCGAGGGACGCGGATCAGACGTGGTCACCGGGCCCGATCCGTCGCGGGCGGGGGACTGAGCGCGCGCCGGTTGATCTTCCCCGACGGGGTCTTCGGCAGCTCGTCGACGAACTGCACGTCGCGTGGATACTTGTGGGGTGAGAGCCGCGCGCGGACGAACTGCTTGAGGAGGTCCGCGAGCTCGGCGGACGGATCGCCACTCGCCACGACGTAAGCGCGCGGAAGCTGAAGCCCGGAGGCTTCGTAGCCTACGACGGCGCAGTCGGAGACATCGGGGTGCTCCCTCAGACAGGCCTCGATCTCGAGCGGCGCGACGAAGATGCCACCTACCTTGAGCAGCTCGTCAGCTCGTCCGCGGTACCAGAAGTAGCCGTCGGTGTCCCGCACGAAGACGTCGCCGGTGCGGATGTCGTCACCGAAGAACGTGCGCTTCGTCCTCTGGTGGTCTGCCCAGTAGAGGAGCCCGGTGCTCTCGCCGGAGACCCACAGCTCACCCTCCTCGCCGGCCGCCGCCTCCGTCCCATCCGGCCCGACGATCCGCGCGCGGTAGCCGGGGACGACCTTGCCGACGCTCCCTGGACGGGCCTCTCCGGGTCGGTTCGAGATGTAGATGTGGTAGGCCTCGGAGGAGCCGATTCCCTCGAGTACCTCGACGCCGAACGTCCGCAGCCACCGCTCGTGCACCTCCACGGGAAGCGCTTCGCCGGATGAGATGACGAGGCGGATGGACGACAGGTCCTGCTCTTCCGCGTCGCGGCTGTTCGCCATCGCGTTCATCATCGTTGGCACCTGGACCAGGATCGTCGGCCGGTGCCGTCGGATCAGCTCGAAGAGCACATCGGGCGTCGAACGCTCTGGGAAGATCACACCGGCCGCACCGACCCCGAAGGTGAAGAGGACCGTGGCGTCGCGCGCGTACCCGAAGAACAGCTTCGGCACCGGCATGACGATGTCGGATTCGCAGTAGCCGATGACGGCCTTCGCATAGCTCGCGAACGAGATCAGTGGGTCGTGGTGGCAGTGCACGGCGGCCTTCGGAGCCCCGGTGCTACCGGTCGTGAACTTCCAAAGCGCGATGTCGTCCTTCGACGTGTCGGCCGCGTCGAGCTCGTCCGCCACCGCCTGCGAGATCTCCGCGAGCGCCACCTCACCGGGTGCCAGGCCGGCGGGGCTGACCTCGCCAGCGACCACCCGGTAGCGGAGATGTGGGCACTCGTCGGCGATCGCGGCCACCTTTGCGCGCGTGGTCTCATCGACGATCACCACCCCCGCGCGCGTGTAGTTCAGGTAGTAGGCGTAGTCCTTCGGCTGGAGGAAGGTGTAGGTCTCGGCGACGACCGCGCCGATCTTCAGCGTTCCATACCAGGCTGCCACGAAGTCGAGGCCGTCGGAAAGCGCGAGCAGGACGCGCTCGTCCGCCCTGACCTCCAGCGCCTGCAGGACGTTCCCGATCCGATTCGTCGCCCGCGCGACCTCGGCATACGTGTGCTTCCGGTCATCGACGTAGAGCGCGACCCGGCTCCCGCGACCCTCCTCGAGATGGCGGTCGACGAAGTAGGTGGCGAGGTTGAAGCGCTCTGGGATATCCTCGTAGGAGAGCAGTGTCCGCCCGCCGCTCATGCCGCCGATGGAGGCTCATTTGTCGCACCATCAGCAGCCGCGCGGGCGAAGCGGCCCGGAAGGTCGCGGCCTCCGTCGCCGCGGACGAGGTCGAGGATCACCTCGCCGAGCATCGCGACCAGCGTCTCGAACGATTGCTCGCCCTCAGTAGGGGTCGCGTCGGCCGGGCTGCCGTTGTAGGCCAGTGGGAGCCCCATCCGCTCGAAGTCGGCGATCCCGGCACCGCCTGTCATCGCACCGAGATTGACCCGGTTCGGTGCGAGCCTTGGCAGGAGGTCGACCTTGACGAGATCGTCGCGCTCGGCCAGGATCAGAGACGTCTCGTACTGGCCGGCGTGGCTGCCTAGTTCCCGGAACTCGCGCGAAAGCCTCTCGGCACGGTAGCGGCGGGTGAGGTCGAGGAACCCTGGTATCGAGCCCGTGCGGCGCGCGATCTCGTCGATCGCGCCATGCAGCGTCCGCACGTGCTCGGGCTCGAAGTGGTTGTTCACGATGACGATGTAGCGGAATCCCTGCGAGATCAGGGATTCGCACAGCTCGACGAGGAGCGCGCGAAGCGTGCTCTCCTCGATATGGATCGTGCCCTTGAATCGCCCCGCGTACCTGGTGACCGCATATGGCACGGTGGGGAGGATTCGCAGGTCGACGGGGTCCGCGAAGGTCTCGCTGACCCGAGTGGACATCCCAAGCGAGATCAGCGTGTCGGTGCCGAGTGGGAGGTGGGGCCCATGCGCCTCGACGGACCCAACGGGCAGCAGGAGCACGGGCCGCGCATCAGCGCTGAGTAGGGCCTCGACTTCCGGCGACGTAAGCTCCGCGAAGTAGCGCGAGTCTCCGCTCAACTGACGGCGCGGCGCTTGGGCGTGGCCGCCGCGCCATCTGTCGAGCCGTGGGCGCCTCCGGCCGGGGTCGCTGGCGAGTAGATTTCGAGCGGCTCCCTTGCTACGAGAAAGTCCGCCGTGCCGTGCGCTACGCGCACGCCGTCTTGGTTGAACGTGCCCATCGCGAAGCGCGCGAAGCCGCGCTTGTCCGACTTCGTAAGCCGCTTGGTCTCCAAGGTGATCTCGGTGTAGATCGTGTCGCCCACGAACACCGGCGCCTCAAGCGTATAGCTGCCGCCCAGCTGGCCCTGGCTGGTCGCGCGGAGCACATCCGCGAACCCCGTGACCATCAGCGCATGCACGAGCTCTCCGTGCGCGACGCGGCGCTTGAACGGGCCGACCCGCGTGGAGTACTCGTCGCTAAGGTGCGAGGGGTGGAGGTTCCCGATCAGGCCTCCGAGCAGCACGACATGTGCGTCCGTGACGGTGAGGGGGGCGCCCGCGAAGTGGAACCCGGAATCGAGCTCGTCGTAGGTCACGGCTTCCCCAGCCCGGCGGCGCTGGCGCACTCGGCGACCCTCGTGATCGCGGAGCGGAAGTCGGCTGTCATCTGATCCTTACGCGGAACCGGGTAGATGACCGGATAGATCCCGGCGGCGTCGTAGGCGGCGAGGTGCCGGCTCAGCTTGTCGTCATCGCCTGCCAGTGTGAGGTCCTCCGCCATCTGGGTCGAGACGAGCTCGACAGCGCCGGCCTGGTCGCCGCGGAGCCAAGCCTCGCGGATGGCGTCCGCCTCTTCGCCGTAGCCGGCGTCCGCGAGCACCCCGCGGTAGTGCGGGCTCGCCCCGTAGAACGCAACCCGCCGACGCAGCGGCGCGACCGCCTCCGGCGCCTTCGAATCGGCGGGCGGCGCAAGCGCCAGCGTCGCGACCAGTGGCTCGGCATCTTGTCGCTCGCCAGCGCTCCTCCCTTCCGCGAGCCAGGGCCGGACCTTGTCCTCAAGCCGGTTGACGGTTAGGAAGTTCGCCAGCACCCCGTCGGCGATCTCGCCCGCGAGCCGGGTCATCTTGGGATTCAGAGCGCCGATGTACACCGACACCTCTTCTGCGGCCGGCTCTCGGATGTGGAAGCTGTCGATGGTGAAGAAGTCGCCGTCGTAGGAGACCCGCTCGCCGCGTATCAGCAGACGGACGATCTCGACCGCCTCGCGCATACGCACGACGGGGCGCTCCACCGTGACTCCGTGACCCCGAGTCACGAAGCCGGTGCCGCCGAGGCCGACCGTGAGGAAGAAGCGGCCGCCGGAATAGTTCTGAAGCGTCGCCGAGCTCATCGCGAGCGTCGCCGGTGTGCGCGCGTAGATGCTCGTCAGCCCGGTCCCGATTCGGATCCGCTCGGTCGCTTGGCCGATGCGGTCGAGCGTCACGAACACGTCCCGGATGTTGTCCTCGGTGAGCCAGAACGCCTCGAATCCGAGGCTTTCGGCCAACTGTGCGTACTCGACGATGTCGTCCGGGCTCATCCCCGGATTGTTCGCCATGGTCACGCCCATGCGAAAGCTCATAGTGATGCCCTCGTTGCTCGTTCCTGCATGCCCGCAGAATAGTATACGTGCCGCTGAAGTTCGTCGTCAACTATGAACGGCTGCGCCTCGGCCGCGCGACGGCCACGGAGCTTACGGCTACCGCGTCGAAATGCCGCTGGGCCGGTTCTGCCAGGGCCTCGTAGACGCCGTGGAAGGTCTCGACCGCGTTGCTCCGGGAGGCCCCATGCATCACGTCCGGCGAAAACTCGGGGTCCGTCGAGGGAAAGCCCTTGAAGACGTCGCTGATGAGCGTCAGCACGCGGAAGGCGTCACGGTCGTCGAGCCGGCGCTGCACGGCGGGCTCGGCGTAACGTCCGAAGCTGGATATGAATGCGCGGTAGCGGTCCTCGATCTGCTCGAGATCCCATGCACGCGAGATCAACGATCCGAAATCCAGCGTCTTCGCCGGCCGGCCGAGGAGGACGCCGGCGTAGTCGGTCGCGCCGAGGTCGATCAGAAGCTGGACCACTTCGCGCTCGCGATCGTGCGGAGAGACCCACGTACCGTCCTGTACCGGGCCGAAGCCCAAAAAGCGCAGCCGGCGCGCGAGCGCGGCACGCTTCATCCGCTCCTCGTCGGGCATCGAGTGCCATACGACCGTCCAGGTGTCGCCGGTCGCGCTCTCGGTCCCGAACGAGAAGATCCGCCTGTCACCCTCCGTCATGAGGTGCTCGCCGTCGTTGGTAAGCCGGTAGTGCACGCGCCTACCCTCCTTGACCCGTGCCAGGTAGCCGCGCTGGACGAGTCGCCCGAGTGCTACTCGCGCGGCGCCGGATGAGAAGCCGAAGTCAGCCAGCAGCTCGACGAGGCCGCCGGACCAGACCAGCCTGAAGCCGCGGGCATGGTTTCCGAGGATCGTCAGGACCAGACGCTGCGGCTGAAGAGGGCCCACCGCCTCCAGCAGCTGCGCGACGCCGGAGTGGCTCGACCGCTCAGTCCGTGGACGCGCCACAGCGGCCTCCCGTCGAAACGGCAACATCCTCGCGCGCGACGATTCTTGATCGCAAGGCCCACAGCGTAGTCAAACGCGAGCCTCCACTTTTCGCCCCTCGAGGCCGAGCGCGTGCGGCACTCTGACTGAAGGCTTCTCGGGTACTCGCCCCTCCAGGTTTCGTGAAGGCCGAAAGCCGGGGTGAGGCTGAGCGTCGCCAGAGGTAGGGTTACAGTTCAATTGACTCATATGTCGCCTTTATAGACCGCCATGCCGAAACCGATTGACCGCACGATCGAAGCCGGCGGAATCGGCACGCACTACCTTGAGGCGGGTAGCGGCCGGCCCGTCGTGCTGCTCCACTCCGGCGAGTTCGGTGGCTCCGCGCGGCTGAGCTGGGAGCTGGTGATCCGCGGGTTCGCGGTGCACTACCGAGTGCTGGCGCCCGACTGGCTCGGCTACGGGGAGACCGAGAAGCTCTACGACTTCTCCCGCCGCGGAGCCCGCCGGATCGACCACATCGGTGACTTCCTGGCCGCGCTCGGGATCGAGGAGGCGGCTTTCGTCGGGAACTCGATGGGGGGCTCGATCCTCGCCCGCGTCGCGGCCTCCAATTCCCCCGTCTGGCCGATCTCGGCGATCGTGCTCATCTCCGGGGGCGGCTTCGTCCCCGACAACCCGGAGCGTCAGACGCTGCTCGACTACGACTGCACCGTCGACGGGATGCGGCGGATGCTGGAGGTCCTGTTCCGCGACCCGCGCTGGGCGGCGGACGAAGAGTACGTGCGGCGCCGCTACGAGTCGAGCATCGTCCCCGGAGCCTGGGAGTGTGCCGCCGCCGCGCGACTGAGATCTCCATTCCTCGGTCCGCAGCGCGAGTTCGGCCAGCCGGACACGACGGAGTACGAGTTGATCTCCGTGCCGACGCTGCTGGTCGCTGGCGCCAACGACGTGCTGAGGCTGCCCGGATACGCGGATGAGCTCCAGGCGCGGATCCGCGGCTCGCGCCTGCACACGTACGAGGACTGCGGTCACATGCCGAACATCGAGCAGGCACCGCGGCTCGAGACCGATGTCCTCGACTTCCTGCTTGAGGTCTATCCGCCCACATCGGCTTGAGGCGGCAGACAAAAGTCACACCGGCTCAGACGAGAGTCACTGCGCACGCCCCAGGTAACTGGTGGAGTGCATGCCGATGCGGGCCTGGCACTTCAGCGAGACGGCATATCCCCACCTGCCGGACGAGAGCACATTCGAATCGATACGAGTCACGCTCCCGAACCAGCTGATGGATCCCGAGCGGGCCGCGGACCTCTGGGACCGCTACCTGCTCGAGTGGCAGGTCGCCGACGAGCTCGGTCTGGGGGTGATGATCAACGAGCATCACTCGACGGCGACGTGCATGGACCCGGCCGCGCCGATCGTCGCCGGAGCACTGGCGCGCGAGACCCGTCAGGCGCAGATCCTCATCTTGGGCAACCCGATCGCGAACCGGCCCGACC
Coding sequences within it:
- a CDS encoding LLM class flavin-dependent oxidoreductase, with the translated sequence MGVTMANNPGMSPDDIVEYAQLAESLGFEAFWLTEDNIRDVFVTLDRIGQATERIRIGTGLTSIYARTPATLAMSSATLQNYSGGRFFLTVGLGGTGFVTRGHGVTVERPVVRMREAVEIVRLLIRGERVSYDGDFFTIDSFHIREPAAEEVSVYIGALNPKMTRLAGEIADGVLANFLTVNRLEDKVRPWLAEGRSAGERQDAEPLVATLALAPPADSKAPEAVAPLRRRVAFYGASPHYRGVLADAGYGEEADAIREAWLRGDQAGAVELVSTQMAEDLTLAGDDDKLSRHLAAYDAAGIYPVIYPVPRKDQMTADFRSAITRVAECASAAGLGKP
- a CDS encoding creatininase family protein, yielding MSGDSRYFAELTSPEVEALLSADARPVLLLPVGSVEAHGPHLPLGTDTLISLGMSTRVSETFADPVDLRILPTVPYAVTRYAGRFKGTIHIEESTLRALLVELCESLISQGFRYIVIVNNHFEPEHVRTLHGAIDEIARRTGSIPGFLDLTRRYRAERLSREFRELGSHAGQYETSLILAERDDLVKVDLLPRLAPNRVNLGAMTGGAGIADFERMGLPLAYNGSPADATPTEGEQSFETLVAMLGEVILDLVRGDGGRDLPGRFARAAADGATNEPPSAA
- a CDS encoding MaoC family dehydratase translates to MTYDELDSGFHFAGAPLTVTDAHVVLLGGLIGNLHPSHLSDEYSTRVGPFKRRVAHGELVHALMVTGFADVLRATSQGQLGGSYTLEAPVFVGDTIYTEITLETKRLTKSDKRGFARFAMGTFNQDGVRVAHGTADFLVAREPLEIYSPATPAGGAHGSTDGAAATPKRRAVS
- a CDS encoding benzoate-CoA ligase family protein, translating into MSGGRTLLSYEDIPERFNLATYFVDRHLEEGRGSRVALYVDDRKHTYAEVARATNRIGNVLQALEVRADERVLLALSDGLDFVAAWYGTLKIGAVVAETYTFLQPKDYAYYLNYTRAGVVIVDETTRAKVAAIADECPHLRYRVVAGEVSPAGLAPGEVALAEISQAVADELDAADTSKDDIALWKFTTGSTGAPKAAVHCHHDPLISFASYAKAVIGYCESDIVMPVPKLFFGYARDATVLFTFGVGAAGVIFPERSTPDVLFELIRRHRPTILVQVPTMMNAMANSRDAEEQDLSSIRLVISSGEALPVEVHERWLRTFGVEVLEGIGSSEAYHIYISNRPGEARPGSVGKVVPGYRARIVGPDGTEAAAGEEGELWVSGESTGLLYWADHQRTKRTFFGDDIRTGDVFVRDTDGYFWYRGRADELLKVGGIFVAPLEIEACLREHPDVSDCAVVGYEASGLQLPRAYVVASGDPSAELADLLKQFVRARLSPHKYPRDVQFVDELPKTPSGKINRRALSPPPATDRAR
- a CDS encoding alpha/beta hydrolase, encoding MPKPIDRTIEAGGIGTHYLEAGSGRPVVLLHSGEFGGSARLSWELVIRGFAVHYRVLAPDWLGYGETEKLYDFSRRGARRIDHIGDFLAALGIEEAAFVGNSMGGSILARVAASNSPVWPISAIVLISGGGFVPDNPERQTLLDYDCTVDGMRRMLEVLFRDPRWAADEEYVRRRYESSIVPGAWECAAAARLRSPFLGPQREFGQPDTTEYELISVPTLLVAGANDVLRLPGYADELQARIRGSRLHTYEDCGHMPNIEQAPRLETDVLDFLLEVYPPTSA
- a CDS encoding PaaX family transcriptional regulator C-terminal domain-containing protein; translation: MARPRTERSSHSGVAQLLEAVGPLQPQRLVLTILGNHARGFRLVWSGGLVELLADFGFSSGAARVALGRLVQRGYLARVKEGRRVHYRLTNDGEHLMTEGDRRIFSFGTESATGDTWTVVWHSMPDEERMKRAALARRLRFLGFGPVQDGTWVSPHDREREVVQLLIDLGATDYAGVLLGRPAKTLDFGSLISRAWDLEQIEDRYRAFISSFGRYAEPAVQRRLDDRDAFRVLTLISDVFKGFPSTDPEFSPDVMHGASRSNAVETFHGVYEALAEPAQRHFDAVAVSSVAVARPRRSRS